The following proteins come from a genomic window of Sinorhizobium fredii NGR234:
- the asnB gene encoding asparagine synthase (glutamine-hydrolyzing): MCGFGGYFGSIRDGRALLESMTAAIAHRGPDGQGIFTVPEAGLGHVRLSIVGLGDGQQPMPDASGELTIAFNGEIFNYVELRDELRAKGRRFRTASDTEVILHLYDEMGEDCVSLLNGDFAFAIWDARRCRMMLARDRMGVRPLFYTAQGGTFYFASEVKALLQVPGVSAEIDPIALDQIFTLWAPIAPRTPFRNILELEPANVMIVDQRGVTTRPYWQLQYPDRDQPSGYTHEGSAAEELRALLADATRIRMRADVPVGAYLSGGLDSSIVSALAAGMTPQGLRTFSVTFDSAEHDESAFQLEMAAALGTQHSAIACRAGDIAKVFPDVIRFTERPIIRTAPAPLYQLSGLVREAGLKVVLTGEGADEVFAGYDIFKEARVRRFCGRQPGSSIRPHLFRKLYPYLPGLKQQSPEYLAAFFGAGDAPLDDPLFSHRPRLKGTAATKLFFSGDLRAELKDYDAAAELIGRLPQDFRRWHPLHQAQYLESRFLLPGYILSSQGDRMAMAHGIEGRFPFLDHRLVEFAAKLPPEMKLKGLTEKHILREATKDLLPPAIGRRVKQPYRAPDSHSFTGPGELDYVRGALSEDAVAEGGLFNAKAVTKLYEKCRSRPASGFRDNAAFVGILSTQLWLQTFAGTRIRKAEAA, from the coding sequence ATGTGTGGTTTTGGCGGCTATTTTGGCTCGATACGGGACGGAAGGGCGCTTCTCGAAAGCATGACGGCCGCGATTGCGCATCGGGGCCCGGACGGACAGGGCATTTTCACCGTGCCCGAGGCCGGGCTTGGTCATGTGCGGCTCTCCATCGTCGGGCTCGGCGACGGCCAGCAGCCGATGCCGGATGCGAGTGGCGAACTGACGATCGCCTTCAACGGCGAAATCTTCAACTATGTGGAACTCCGGGACGAGCTTCGCGCCAAGGGCCGCCGCTTCCGCACTGCGAGCGACACCGAGGTCATCCTCCACCTCTATGACGAGATGGGCGAGGATTGCGTTTCGCTGCTCAACGGCGATTTTGCCTTCGCGATCTGGGATGCCCGGCGCTGCCGGATGATGCTGGCGCGCGACCGGATGGGGGTGCGCCCGCTTTTCTATACCGCGCAGGGCGGCACGTTCTATTTCGCCTCCGAGGTCAAGGCGCTCCTTCAGGTGCCGGGCGTTTCGGCGGAGATCGACCCGATCGCGCTCGACCAGATCTTTACCCTCTGGGCGCCGATCGCGCCCCGCACGCCGTTTCGCAATATCCTCGAGCTTGAACCGGCCAATGTGATGATCGTCGACCAGCGTGGCGTCACGACGAGACCCTACTGGCAGCTTCAATACCCGGACCGGGATCAGCCCTCAGGCTACACACACGAAGGAAGTGCCGCCGAGGAACTGCGCGCCCTTTTGGCGGACGCGACCCGCATCCGCATGCGGGCCGACGTGCCGGTCGGCGCGTATCTCTCCGGCGGGCTCGATTCGTCGATCGTCTCGGCGCTGGCGGCCGGCATGACGCCGCAGGGGCTTCGGACCTTCTCGGTTACCTTCGACAGCGCCGAACACGACGAAAGCGCCTTCCAGCTGGAAATGGCCGCAGCACTCGGCACGCAGCATAGCGCGATCGCCTGCCGCGCCGGCGACATCGCCAAGGTCTTCCCGGATGTCATCCGCTTCACCGAGAGACCGATCATCCGCACGGCGCCAGCCCCGCTCTACCAATTGTCCGGGCTGGTGCGCGAGGCCGGGCTTAAGGTCGTGCTGACCGGCGAAGGCGCCGACGAGGTCTTCGCGGGCTACGACATCTTCAAGGAAGCGCGGGTGCGCCGTTTCTGCGGGCGACAGCCGGGCTCGAGCATCCGGCCGCATCTCTTCCGCAAGCTCTATCCTTATCTCCCGGGTCTCAAGCAGCAGTCGCCGGAATATCTCGCCGCCTTCTTCGGCGCCGGCGACGCGCCGCTCGACGACCCGCTCTTCTCGCATCGGCCGCGCCTCAAGGGCACCGCTGCGACGAAACTGTTCTTTTCCGGCGACCTGCGCGCTGAACTGAAGGACTACGATGCCGCTGCGGAGCTCATCGGCCGGCTCCCGCAGGATTTCCGCCGATGGCATCCGTTGCATCAGGCGCAATATCTCGAAAGCCGTTTCCTGTTGCCGGGCTACATCCTCTCCAGCCAGGGCGACCGGATGGCGATGGCCCATGGGATCGAGGGACGCTTCCCCTTCCTCGACCACCGGCTGGTCGAGTTTGCCGCGAAGCTGCCGCCGGAGATGAAGCTCAAAGGCCTTACCGAGAAGCACATCCTGCGCGAGGCAACGAAGGATCTTCTGCCGCCCGCCATCGGCAGGCGGGTGAAGCAGCCCTATCGCGCCCCCGACAGCCACTCTTTCACCGGGCCGGGTGAGCTCGATTACGTCCGCGGCGCCCTGAGCGAGGATGCCGTGGCCGAGGGTGGCCTCTTCAATGCCAAGGCGGTGACGAAGCTCTACGAGAAATGCCGCTCGCGTCCCGCCTCGGGCTTCCGCGACAACGCGGCTTTCGTCGGCATTCTCTCGACGCAGCTCTGGCTGCAGACATTTGCAGGCACGCGCATCCGCAAGGCGGAAGCGGCCTGA
- a CDS encoding efflux RND transporter periplasmic adaptor subunit — MSGRVVIAAVAVVCTLAGIAIAPLVTKVPGIGSFNSTVDAHTDPSGKSTSKAAHGSGAQGVAVQVAKVEQQDFPVVISTFANVQAPETVEVNARISSQIVGIHVKDGAMVKAGDLLFSLDDRALQAELSRDEAILAKDTALLADAAIELDRARTLRDDNTGTQQAYDSALSAQQSAKATVAADQATVEADKVAIDLTRIRAPISGRLGAVQATVGDLVGTSGSASQTSLVTITAIDPIEVAFHLPEDHLQAFKARLGSGTPPTVTARLSGTPEIIGTGVLDFIDSAVDAATGTVLMRARFDNAGQKLWPGQYVNVDIEETTLAKTPVIPAVAVQAGQKGDFVYRLKADDTIELRPVVVAANDGQDAAIGSGLAPGDRVVTEGQLHLKAGDKARVVQ; from the coding sequence ATGTCTGGCCGGGTCGTCATTGCTGCTGTTGCCGTGGTCTGCACCCTGGCCGGCATCGCCATCGCGCCGCTGGTGACGAAGGTTCCCGGCATCGGGTCGTTCAACTCGACCGTCGACGCCCATACGGACCCCTCCGGAAAATCCACGAGCAAGGCCGCGCATGGTTCCGGCGCGCAGGGCGTCGCAGTCCAGGTCGCCAAAGTCGAGCAGCAAGACTTCCCCGTCGTCATCAGCACCTTCGCCAATGTGCAGGCGCCGGAGACCGTGGAGGTAAACGCACGGATATCGAGCCAGATCGTCGGCATTCACGTCAAGGACGGAGCGATGGTCAAGGCGGGCGACCTGCTGTTTTCCCTCGACGACCGCGCCCTGCAGGCCGAACTCAGCCGCGACGAAGCGATACTGGCGAAGGACACGGCGCTGCTCGCCGACGCGGCAATCGAACTCGACAGGGCCAGGACGCTGCGCGACGACAACACCGGCACGCAGCAGGCCTACGACAGCGCGCTCTCGGCGCAGCAGTCTGCCAAGGCGACCGTTGCGGCCGACCAGGCGACCGTGGAGGCGGACAAGGTCGCCATAGACCTGACGCGCATTCGCGCCCCGATCAGCGGACGCCTCGGCGCCGTCCAGGCGACGGTCGGCGATCTGGTCGGCACCTCCGGCAGCGCTTCACAGACGAGCCTGGTCACCATCACCGCCATCGACCCGATCGAGGTGGCTTTCCATCTGCCCGAAGACCATTTGCAGGCCTTCAAGGCTCGGCTCGGCTCCGGCACCCCACCAACCGTCACGGCACGGCTCAGCGGCACCCCCGAGATCATCGGCACGGGCGTGCTCGACTTCATCGATTCCGCCGTCGATGCGGCAACCGGCACGGTGTTGATGCGCGCCAGGTTCGACAATGCCGGGCAGAAGCTCTGGCCGGGCCAGTATGTCAATGTCGATATCGAGGAAACGACCCTTGCGAAGACGCCGGTTATTCCCGCCGTTGCCGTCCAGGCCGGCCAGAAAGGAGACTTCGTCTACCGGCTGAAAGCCGACGACACGATCGAACTCCGTCCGGTCGTCGTCGCCGCCAATGACGGGCAGGACGCCGCGATCGGTTCGGGGCTGGCGCCCGGCGACCGGGTCGTGACGGAAGGGCAGTTGCATCTCAAGGCCGGCGACAAGGCGCGCGTCGTCCAGTAG
- a CDS encoding efflux RND transporter permease subunit, whose protein sequence is MSISEFCIRRPVATLLMSLALVFAGLFAYAALPVAALPRTEFPVINVSAALPGASPETMATSVATPLIKQFDTIAGIDSISTNNSLGSTSISIQFALDRDIDAAAADVQAAITRTLRTLPQDVPSPPSFRKVNPADAPVLLLALKSDTVPLTKLDAFAQQVISPSLSTLEGVAEVSIFGSQQFAVRIELDPDALAARGISLAELQSAIAAANDNSPLGTVQSTGRQMTIIADTQLQNAAAFSKVIIKTADGKAVRLGDVTKVIDSVANTQTASWHDGARAIILAIQRQPDANTVAVVDKVKSMLPTFQQSLPAGASLETLNDRSVSVRGAVDDVEFTLGLTIGLVILVIFVFVRRLSATLIPALAVPISIIATFAAMYALGFSIDNISLMALTLSVGLVVDDAIVMLENIVRHMEETGQNAFEAAIAASGEIGFTIIAISLSLVAVFIPVLLMGGVIGKIFDEFAIVVTISILASAFVSLTLTPMLAARLPHKPAEPDDRHGPDALLERGFDVLLRGYERLLTLCIRARLAVLVLFLASIGVTVYQVSATPKGFFPQEDIGQLQVTTQARTDISFAAMSALQAKVENVFARSPYVAHVASSIGSGGAGSSALNSGRLFVELKPKNERPSLPRILSELRPALASIAGIKSSITPVQNLSVGARSSASQYQLVVQGLDQAAMNAWANKLTEAMRADRAFFTDVSTDLENNAPQARLVVDRDKAAALGISTDVLRTTLYGGFGSEQISTIYTSGDSYEVIMEVDPARSWSAASLAELQVPTADNRLVPLGAFARVDTVPGPLTVNQLGQLPAVTISYNLPTGVALGNSVEEIGRLKAEISMPQDVTTRFYGTAQLFQDAASNQAWLILGAILTIYIVLGILYESFIHPLTILSGLPSAASGALVAISLGGFDLSIIAVIGLLMLIGIVKKNAIMMIDVALSLQRNGMPAAEAIHRACLMRFRPILMTSLAALMGTLPIALGSGASAELRQPLGVAVVGGLLVSQPLTLFVTPVIYLYMESLADGIKRLFGYSAVRLIRRTKVAVAL, encoded by the coding sequence ATGTCGATTTCCGAATTCTGCATTCGCCGCCCGGTCGCAACGCTGCTGATGTCGCTGGCCCTCGTCTTCGCCGGTCTCTTTGCCTATGCGGCCCTTCCCGTCGCGGCGCTGCCGCGGACCGAGTTTCCGGTGATCAACGTCTCGGCGGCTCTCCCCGGCGCTTCGCCGGAGACGATGGCGACCTCCGTCGCAACCCCGCTCATCAAGCAGTTCGACACCATTGCCGGGATCGACAGCATATCGACGAACAACTCGCTCGGCTCGACGTCGATCTCCATTCAGTTCGCGCTCGACCGAGATATCGATGCGGCGGCTGCCGACGTCCAGGCGGCGATTACCCGGACGCTACGAACCCTGCCGCAGGACGTGCCCTCCCCGCCGAGCTTCCGCAAGGTCAACCCGGCCGATGCGCCGGTGCTGCTTCTTGCCCTGAAGAGCGACACCGTGCCGCTCACCAAGCTGGATGCCTTTGCCCAGCAGGTGATCTCGCCGTCGCTTTCCACCCTCGAAGGTGTCGCGGAAGTCTCGATCTTCGGCAGCCAGCAATTTGCCGTGCGGATCGAGCTCGATCCCGACGCGCTCGCCGCGCGCGGCATCTCGCTCGCTGAGCTGCAGAGCGCCATTGCCGCGGCCAACGACAATTCGCCGCTCGGCACGGTGCAGTCGACCGGACGGCAGATGACCATCATTGCCGACACCCAACTGCAGAATGCCGCCGCCTTTTCCAAGGTGATCATCAAGACAGCCGATGGCAAGGCGGTCCGGCTGGGCGACGTCACCAAGGTCATCGACTCGGTCGCCAATACCCAGACGGCGAGCTGGCATGACGGCGCGCGGGCGATCATCCTCGCCATCCAGCGCCAGCCCGATGCCAATACGGTGGCGGTCGTCGACAAGGTCAAGTCGATGCTGCCGACATTCCAGCAATCGCTGCCGGCAGGAGCGTCGCTCGAAACGCTCAACGACCGTTCCGTCTCGGTGCGGGGCGCGGTCGACGACGTCGAATTCACCCTCGGCCTGACGATCGGGCTGGTGATCCTGGTGATCTTCGTCTTCGTGCGCCGCCTGTCGGCGACGCTCATTCCGGCGCTGGCCGTGCCGATCTCGATCATAGCCACCTTCGCGGCGATGTATGCGCTCGGCTTTTCGATCGACAACATCTCGCTGATGGCCCTGACGCTCTCCGTCGGCCTCGTCGTCGACGACGCCATCGTCATGCTGGAGAACATCGTCCGGCATATGGAAGAGACGGGACAGAACGCCTTCGAGGCGGCGATCGCCGCGTCAGGCGAGATCGGTTTCACCATCATCGCCATCTCGCTGTCGCTGGTCGCCGTCTTCATCCCGGTCCTGCTGATGGGCGGCGTGATCGGCAAGATCTTCGACGAGTTCGCGATCGTCGTCACCATCTCGATCCTCGCCTCCGCTTTCGTCTCCCTGACGTTGACGCCGATGCTGGCGGCCCGTTTGCCCCATAAGCCCGCCGAACCGGACGACCGGCACGGCCCCGATGCGCTGCTGGAGCGCGGTTTCGATGTGCTGCTGCGCGGCTACGAGCGGTTGTTGACATTGTGCATCCGCGCTCGCCTTGCCGTGCTCGTCCTGTTCCTGGCGAGCATCGGCGTGACGGTGTATCAGGTCAGCGCCACGCCGAAGGGGTTCTTCCCGCAGGAGGATATCGGCCAGCTTCAGGTGACGACGCAGGCGCGGACGGATATTTCCTTCGCGGCCATGTCGGCCCTGCAGGCCAAGGTCGAAAACGTGTTCGCCCGCTCGCCCTATGTCGCCCACGTGGCAAGCTCGATCGGCTCGGGCGGCGCCGGATCGTCCGCCTTGAACTCCGGAAGGCTCTTCGTAGAATTGAAGCCGAAGAACGAGCGCCCGTCGCTCCCCCGGATTCTTTCCGAACTGCGTCCGGCGCTTGCCAGTATCGCCGGTATCAAGTCTTCCATCACCCCGGTACAGAATCTCTCCGTCGGCGCACGCAGTTCCGCCAGCCAGTATCAACTCGTCGTCCAGGGCCTCGACCAGGCGGCGATGAACGCGTGGGCGAACAAGCTGACCGAGGCGATGCGGGCCGACCGCGCCTTCTTCACCGATGTCAGCACGGACCTCGAGAACAACGCCCCGCAGGCGCGCCTCGTCGTCGACCGCGACAAGGCGGCAGCCCTCGGGATTTCGACGGATGTACTGCGCACGACGCTTTATGGCGGCTTCGGCTCGGAACAGATCTCGACCATCTACACCTCCGGCGACAGCTACGAGGTCATCATGGAAGTCGACCCGGCCAGAAGCTGGTCCGCCGCCTCGCTTGCCGAACTGCAGGTGCCGACCGCCGACAACAGGCTGGTGCCGCTCGGCGCCTTCGCGCGCGTCGATACGGTTCCGGGCCCGCTGACGGTCAACCAACTCGGGCAATTGCCGGCGGTGACCATCTCCTACAACCTGCCGACCGGCGTGGCGCTCGGCAACAGCGTCGAGGAGATCGGCCGCCTGAAGGCCGAGATCAGCATGCCACAAGACGTGACGACCCGGTTCTATGGCACCGCGCAGCTCTTCCAGGATGCCGCTTCCAACCAGGCCTGGCTGATCCTTGGCGCCATCCTGACGATCTATATCGTGCTCGGCATCCTCTATGAGAGCTTCATCCACCCGCTGACGATCCTGTCCGGCCTGCCGTCGGCAGCCTCCGGGGCGCTCGTGGCGATCAGCCTCGGCGGATTCGACCTGTCGATCATCGCGGTGATCGGGCTGTTGATGCTGATCGGCATCGTCAAGAAGAACGCGATCATGATGATCGACGTGGCGCTGTCTCTGCAGCGCAACGGCATGCCTGCCGCGGAGGCGATCCACCGGGCATGTCTGATGCGCTTCCGGCCGATCCTGATGACGTCGCTGGCCGCGCTCATGGGGACACTGCCGATCGCGCTCGGCAGCGGCGCCAGCGCAGAACTGCGCCAGCCGCTGGGCGTCGCCGTCGTCGGCGGCCTGCTCGTCTCGCAGCCGCTGACGCTGTTCGTGACGCCGGTGATCTATCTCTACATGGAGAGCCTCGCCGACGGCATCAAACGGCTGTTCGGCTACAGCGCCGTGCGTCTTATTAGACGCACAAAGGTCGCTGTAGCACTTTGA
- the uxuA gene encoding mannonate dehydratase: MRHTWRWFGPVDRVSVRDAAQAGAHGIVSALHHIPTGDVWPVEEIEKRQQEVRDGGLEWEVVESVPVSESIKTQTGPWREHVANWQETLRRLAAAGIRTVCYNFMPVLDWTRTDLRWTARHGAKAMRFDRIDFVAFDLHLLQRPGAAEDYDIATCEAAGRRFRDMTEERRLALSRNIGAGLPGSADGYSLPQLRAHLETYAGIGRDRLQRHLVDFLAEVTPVAERVGINICAHPDDPPWPLLGLPRILSSAEDYAFMLREVDSPANGVTFCTGSLGARAANDLPAMVRQFAPRIHFIHLRNVRREEERTPCSFYEDEHLEGDTDMVAVIAELLTEEKRRRAAGRVDHQIPMRPDHGQEILDDLTRGAQPGYPAIGRLKGLAELRGIERALSHATHGLR; the protein is encoded by the coding sequence ATGCGACATACGTGGCGCTGGTTCGGACCGGTGGATCGGGTAAGCGTTCGGGACGCGGCGCAGGCCGGCGCGCACGGTATCGTCAGTGCGCTGCATCATATCCCGACCGGTGACGTCTGGCCGGTCGAGGAGATCGAGAAGCGGCAGCAAGAGGTCCGCGACGGCGGCCTCGAGTGGGAGGTCGTCGAAAGCGTCCCGGTGTCGGAAAGCATCAAGACGCAGACCGGCCCTTGGCGCGAGCACGTTGCCAACTGGCAGGAAACGTTGCGCCGCCTGGCAGCGGCCGGCATCCGCACCGTCTGCTACAATTTCATGCCGGTGCTCGATTGGACGCGCACCGACCTGCGCTGGACTGCCCGTCACGGCGCCAAGGCGATGCGCTTCGACCGGATCGACTTCGTTGCCTTCGACCTCCATCTGCTGCAGCGGCCGGGCGCCGCCGAAGACTACGACATAGCGACATGCGAGGCGGCTGGTCGGCGCTTCCGCGACATGACGGAGGAGCGGCGCCTCGCCCTGTCTCGCAACATCGGTGCGGGCCTTCCGGGCTCCGCCGATGGCTACAGCCTGCCGCAGCTTCGGGCGCACTTGGAGACCTATGCCGGTATCGGCCGTGACAGACTGCAGCGCCACCTCGTCGATTTTCTCGCCGAAGTGACGCCAGTCGCCGAACGGGTCGGCATCAATATCTGCGCCCATCCGGACGATCCGCCATGGCCGCTGCTCGGCCTGCCGCGCATTCTCTCGTCCGCCGAGGACTATGCTTTCATGCTCAGGGAGGTCGACAGTCCGGCCAACGGCGTCACCTTCTGCACCGGATCGCTCGGCGCCCGTGCCGCCAACGACCTGCCGGCGATGGTCCGCCAGTTCGCGCCGCGCATCCATTTCATCCATCTCCGCAATGTTCGCCGCGAGGAAGAGAGGACGCCTTGCTCGTTCTATGAAGACGAGCATCTGGAGGGAGACACCGACATGGTGGCGGTGATCGCCGAATTGCTCACCGAGGAGAAACGCCGTCGCGCCGCCGGACGCGTGGATCACCAGATCCCGATGCGGCCGGACCATGGCCAGGAAATTCTCGACGATCTCACCCGCGGCGCCCAGCCCGGCTACCCGGCGATTGGCCGCCTGAAAGGGCTTGCGGAACTGCGCGGCATCGAACGGGCCCTGTCGCACGCCACCCATGGATTGCGCTGA
- a CDS encoding L-idonate 5-dehydrogenase, with translation MMAGVARRARVARLYGRRDLRMEIAEVAEPGEGEVLLKMATGGICGSDLHYYQDGGFGPVRVREPIIPGHEASGHVAALGAGVSGLTIGELVAVNPSQPCGACRFCREGLAIHCLNMQFMGSAMRLPHAQGMFRDWLVVPASQCFAAGTLVGAGEAACAEPLAVCLHAVAQAGDLVGKQVLVTGAGPIGALVVAAARHARAETIVVTDLADAALYRAKAMGATRVVNVRREPAGLAQYEADKGQFDVVFECSAAEPALRSAIAAVRPRGLIVQVGVTGDINLPLNALVGKELRWIGSQRFDDEFARAVELIAARRIDVRPIISHAFPVDQAVEAFEQAGDRSRACKVQLTFHS, from the coding sequence ATGATGGCGGGAGTGGCAAGACGGGCGCGCGTCGCCCGGCTTTACGGACGGCGCGACCTCCGGATGGAGATCGCGGAGGTCGCCGAGCCCGGCGAGGGCGAGGTTCTCTTGAAGATGGCGACCGGCGGCATCTGCGGTTCCGACCTCCACTACTACCAGGACGGCGGCTTCGGCCCCGTCCGGGTGCGGGAGCCGATCATCCCGGGTCACGAAGCTTCGGGCCATGTAGCGGCGCTCGGCGCCGGCGTCTCCGGACTTACGATCGGCGAACTCGTGGCGGTCAATCCAAGCCAGCCTTGCGGCGCCTGCCGCTTCTGCAGGGAAGGGCTCGCAATCCATTGCCTGAACATGCAGTTCATGGGTAGCGCCATGCGGCTGCCCCACGCGCAGGGCATGTTCCGCGACTGGCTCGTCGTTCCGGCCAGCCAGTGCTTCGCGGCGGGCACGTTGGTCGGCGCCGGCGAGGCGGCCTGTGCGGAGCCGCTGGCGGTGTGCCTCCATGCGGTTGCTCAGGCAGGAGATCTCGTCGGGAAGCAGGTGCTCGTCACCGGAGCGGGGCCGATCGGCGCGCTCGTCGTTGCGGCGGCGCGCCACGCGCGGGCTGAGACGATCGTGGTCACCGATCTCGCCGACGCGGCGCTCTATCGAGCCAAGGCCATGGGCGCGACGCGGGTGGTCAACGTCCGCCGCGAGCCGGCGGGTCTGGCCCAGTATGAGGCCGACAAGGGCCAGTTCGACGTCGTGTTCGAATGCTCGGCCGCCGAACCGGCGCTGCGCAGCGCCATCGCGGCGGTCAGGCCGCGTGGCCTGATCGTACAGGTCGGGGTGACCGGCGATATTAACCTGCCGCTCAATGCGCTCGTCGGCAAGGAGCTGCGGTGGATCGGATCGCAGCGCTTCGACGATGAATTCGCCCGCGCTGTCGAACTCATCGCCGCGCGCCGGATCGATGTCCGGCCGATCATTTCGCATGCCTTCCCGGTCGATCAGGCGGTCGAGGCCTTCGAGCAGGCCGGCGACCGTTCGCGAGCCTGCAAGGTGCAGCTGACATTTCATTCCTAG
- a CDS encoding TRAP transporter large permease: MLLLVGSFLVLMVVGVPVAISMAVASVLYLVFYNVAPDIIAAQRMIAGVESFPLLAVPFFILAGNLMNSAGVTGRIYSFAVALVGWMKGGLAQVNIIGSVIFSGMSGTALADAAGIGTIEIKAMKDHGYPVETAVGVTAASATLGPIFPPSLPFVIYGMMANVSIGALFMAGIVPGVVMTVLMMLTVAIFAYRRGWGSDTPFEIKRLLSASLEVVVVLAVPVLIYLLMAAGLSMNVAVGLALVALLALDWYFDFSAVMALMTPVILIGGMTMGWFTPTEAAVAAVLWSLFLGLVRYRTMTMSTLARATFDTIETTASVLFIVTAASIFAWLLTVSQAAQLLSGAILTITDNKWVFLILVNLLMLFVGCFLDTIAAITILVPILLPLTAQFGIDPVHFGLIMTLNLMIGLLHPPLGMVLFVLSRVAKLSVERTTMAILPWLLPLFIALILITFVPAVTLWLPSAVGLIR, encoded by the coding sequence ATGCTCCTGCTCGTTGGTTCGTTTCTGGTGCTGATGGTGGTCGGCGTGCCCGTCGCCATTTCCATGGCCGTGGCGTCGGTCCTCTATCTGGTGTTCTACAACGTCGCGCCGGATATCATCGCGGCGCAGCGGATGATCGCCGGCGTCGAGAGCTTCCCGCTCTTGGCGGTGCCGTTCTTCATCCTCGCCGGCAATCTGATGAATTCCGCCGGCGTCACCGGCCGCATCTATTCCTTCGCCGTCGCCCTCGTCGGTTGGATGAAGGGCGGCCTGGCGCAGGTCAACATCATCGGCTCGGTGATCTTTTCCGGCATGTCGGGCACGGCGCTTGCCGATGCCGCCGGCATCGGCACGATCGAGATCAAGGCGATGAAGGACCACGGTTATCCGGTGGAGACCGCCGTCGGCGTCACCGCCGCATCGGCGACGCTTGGGCCGATCTTCCCGCCGTCGCTGCCCTTCGTCATCTACGGCATGATGGCCAATGTTTCGATCGGCGCGCTGTTCATGGCCGGCATCGTACCGGGCGTGGTGATGACGGTGCTGATGATGCTGACGGTCGCGATTTTCGCCTATCGCCGCGGCTGGGGCTCCGACACGCCTTTCGAAATCAAGCGGCTGCTTTCCGCTTCGCTGGAAGTGGTCGTCGTGCTTGCGGTGCCGGTTCTCATCTATCTCCTGATGGCGGCCGGACTGTCGATGAACGTCGCCGTCGGCCTGGCGCTTGTCGCGCTCCTCGCGCTCGACTGGTATTTCGATTTCTCTGCGGTCATGGCGCTGATGACACCGGTCATCCTGATCGGCGGCATGACGATGGGCTGGTTCACGCCGACCGAAGCCGCCGTCGCCGCAGTCCTCTGGTCGTTGTTTCTCGGCCTGGTGCGCTATCGGACGATGACGATGTCGACGCTGGCGCGGGCGACCTTCGACACGATCGAGACGACCGCCTCGGTGCTGTTCATCGTCACGGCCGCCTCGATCTTCGCCTGGCTGCTAACGGTTAGCCAGGCGGCCCAGCTGCTCTCGGGGGCGATCCTGACGATCACCGACAACAAATGGGTGTTCCTGATCCTGGTGAACCTGCTGATGCTGTTCGTCGGCTGCTTCCTGGATACGATCGCGGCGATCACCATCCTCGTGCCGATCCTGTTGCCGCTGACGGCCCAGTTCGGCATCGATCCGGTGCATTTCGGCCTGATCATGACCCTCAACCTGATGATCGGCCTGCTGCACCCGCCGCTCGGCATGGTGCTCTTCGTGCTGTCGCGCGTCGCGAAGCTCTCTGTCGAGCGGACGACGATGGCGATCCTGCCCTGGCTCCTGCCGCTCTTCATCGCGCTCATCCTCATCACCTTCGTCCCGGCGGTCACGCTGTGGCTGCCGAGTGCAGTCGGGCTGATCCGATGA
- a CDS encoding TRAP transporter small permease, whose amino-acid sequence MSQEVHLQTTPEEIAHTFDEAPPTADVSAYAVEDWVTLAIFWVMTGCVFLQFFTRYVLNDSYAWTEEIATNCLIGVVFLGSVMCVRVSRHIQVDVLYHYFPRPMARAMAIFVDLVRIGFFAYACWLMWRYVAIVAHERMVTVDLPRNIVFYSVLAGFVLMFVRSIQVFIANQRRGYSVLEKPEEFQKVEG is encoded by the coding sequence ATGTCCCAGGAAGTCCATTTGCAGACGACGCCGGAGGAAATCGCCCATACCTTCGACGAGGCTCCGCCAACCGCGGACGTTTCCGCCTACGCCGTCGAGGATTGGGTGACGCTCGCCATCTTCTGGGTGATGACGGGGTGCGTTTTCCTGCAGTTCTTCACCCGCTACGTGCTCAACGATTCCTACGCCTGGACGGAGGAGATCGCCACCAATTGCCTGATCGGCGTCGTGTTCCTGGGCTCCGTCATGTGCGTGCGCGTCTCGCGGCACATCCAGGTCGACGTGCTCTATCACTATTTCCCGCGGCCGATGGCACGGGCGATGGCGATCTTCGTCGATCTCGTGCGCATCGGCTTCTTTGCCTATGCCTGCTGGCTGATGTGGCGTTACGTGGCGATCGTCGCCCATGAACGCATGGTGACCGTCGACCTGCCGCGCAACATCGTCTTCTACAGCGTTTTGGCCGGCTTCGTGCTGATGTTCGTCCGCTCGATCCAGGTCTTTATCGCCAATCAACGCCGCGGCTATTCGGTTCTCGAAAAGCCCGAGGAATTCCAGAAGGTGGAGGGCTGA